The Candidatus Lokiarchaeota archaeon genomic sequence AACGAGTTCTAGCAGCTCCTCGGGATTCCTACGTTCTTTGAACAGCTTTCCCATTCGATCCAGATATTCAAGGGGAGTCAGGAACGGGGGATACGTAGGCCGTTCATGAAGGACGCCTACCTTCCGCCTGATAGCCAATGATTCTTCTTCAATATCATATCCTAGGATAGTGGCTTTTCCGCCGTCAGGTCTAATCAGATTCAGAAGTGTTCGGAACAAAGTGGTCTTCCCTGCACCATTAGGACCAATCAATCCAAAAATTCCCGGTGAAATATCTAGGTCTAGATTCCTTATAACTTCAAGCGAACCGAAGGACTTGCTTAGTTGATGTATTGAGATGATATATTCGTTCATTTTCGTATTTTTCCTACAATATTAGGCCATAAATAAATTCTCGTAAAAAACGGAAGGGCTGCTTTTGAATTAGCAGCCCTCATAATACTGGGTCAATAGCTCACTGTGATGGTATCGACCTCAAGGATTGCTTTGCCTGTGTCTGATGATGATCTCTGTAGCCTTGCACCCCAGGAACCATCAAATTCGAAATGGACTACAAATAGCCAAGTACCGCTTGGAGTGGACATAGGAAAATCGCCGTCTGTGAAATCATCAGATATTTTCTCATCGTCCCAAGGTTCATCGCCGCCACTGGCTTCATCATGATCCCATACTTCCGAGCCCCATTCTATTGAAAAGTCATCGGGATCAATACATCTGAAATACACGTGAATCTCAGCAGATCCCGAACCCCAAGTATTGAGA encodes the following:
- a CDS encoding ATP-binding cassette domain-containing protein, with amino-acid sequence MNEYIISIHQLSKSFGSLEVIRNLDLDISPGIFGLIGPNGAGKTTLFRTLLNLIRPDGGKATILGYDIEEESLAIRRKVGVLHERPTYPPFLTPLEYLDRMGKLFKERRNPEELLELV